One Ostrea edulis chromosome 2, xbOstEdul1.1, whole genome shotgun sequence genomic region harbors:
- the LOC125660876 gene encoding uncharacterized protein LOC125660876, translated as MPPKRPKRTGSVITSKKARRTSRSSSATATEAAEHVNDGSNTATGTSGSPSQDQAIDYDRLASAILRQSSPHSALDQFPNTLASGENTTPSSAAEISSPAVTPQIAGLQAPSTTTSIGTLVDQVFLGSIHNSSTSESTADTSAKRPFEHMSPTCRKLLAAALSTSTVVAYRRSWQLLLSWKTDITFPISVTDICNFIGYLFSSNYSSSSIASHISAVSYVHKVLNVTDPTQAFVTKKIIKGCQALGPTKDTRLPITADILQQLLNALNHTVTQYSLRIMLRALFLLAFHAFLRLGEITAKSVKSSKHLLQRPDISFEYQGTTLSGVQ; from the exons ATGCCACCAAAACGACCCAAGAGAACCGGTTCGGTTATCACGTCAAAGAAAGCAAGGAGAACATCCCGATCAAGTTCTGCGACCGCTACAGAAGCAGCCGAGCATGTCAATGATGGGTCCAACACAGCTACAGGTACCTCAGGTTCTCCATCCCAGGACCAGGCGATTGATTATGACAGACTGGCAAGTGCAATTTTAAGACAATCTTCGCCTCATTCCGCATTGGACCAATTTCCTAATACCCTTGCCAGTGGGGAAAATACGACTCCCTCATCAGCAGCGGAAATCTCTTCTCCGGCTGTGACTCCTCAGATTGCAGGACTGCAAGCACCTAGTACCACCACTAGCATTGGCACCTTGGTAGACCAAGTCTTTTTAG GAAGCATTCACAATAGCTCCACATCTGAATCAACAGCAGACACAAGTGCCAAAAGACCTTTTGAGCATATGAGTCCAACCTGTAGGAAGTTATTGGCTGCTGCCCTATCTACATCGACAGTTGTTGCATACCGCCGCAGCTGGCAACTGCTCCTATCTTGGAAAACTGATATAACCTTTCCCATTTCAGTTACTGATATATGCAATTTCATTGGCTATTTGTTTTCCAGCAACTATTCCTCTAGTAGTATAGCTTCACACATATCAGCTGTTAGTTACGTCCACAAAGTACTGAATGTCACTGACCCTACTCAGGCCTTTGTGACCAAAAAGATTATCAAGGGTTGCCAGGCATTGGGTCCAACAAAAGATACTCGTCTCCCTATTACTGCTGACATTCTACAGCAGTTGTTAAATGCCCTAAATCACACTGTAACCCAGTATTCTCTTAGGATTATGCTACGTGCACTTTTCCTGCTAGCTTTTCATGCCTTCTTGAGACTTGGGGAGATTACAGCTAAATCGGTCAAATCCAGTAAACATCTTTTACAACGCCCGGACATAAGCTTCGAATATCAGGGTACTACTTTGTCAGGGGTTCAATGA